In the Ferribacterium limneticum genome, CGTAAACCCGAGCTTGAAACCGGATATTTCGTATGCTCTTTTCGGTTATCCCGAAGAGTCCGACAGGCTCGCCGGTTTGGCCCGGCAAGGGCTGCTGTCCCCCGAAAATAGGGGAGTTTCAGCCCTCCAGCCTGGCAAGCGCCCATGTGACATGCTCGCGCACCAATGGCGATGGGTGAGCCAATATCATTTTCAGGCCATTTTTCGCGTCGACCGTCGCAGGCCCATTGCCGAGCGCGACGGCAATGTTGCGCAGCCAGCGCTCGTGGCCGATCCGGCGGATCGGATTGCCGGCCAGTCGGTCGTTGAACTGCTGCTCAGTCCAGGCGAGCAGGTCGATCAGCGTTGCCGTATCGAGCCCGTGGCGCGGCGAAAACTCAGGGTCGCCGATCTGCGCAAAACGATTCCACGGGCAGCACAACTGGCAGTCGTCGCAGCCGTAGATGCGGTTGCCGATCAAGGGCCGGAATTCTTCCGGAATCGGGCCGGCCAGTTCGATGGTCAGGTAGGAAATGCAGCGCCGGGCATCGACCTTGTAAGGGGCGACGATGGCTTGGGTCGGGCAGGCGTCGAGGCAGGCCGTGCAGGTGCCGCAATGTTCCTCAACGGGGGCGTCGGGCGGCAAGGGCAGGTCGGTGTAGATATCGCCGAGAAAGCGCCAGGAACCTTGCTTGGAGAGCAGCAAGGTGTGCTTGCCGCGCCAGCCGAGGCCAGCCTGGCTGGCAAATTCGACTTCCATCACCGGTGCCGAGTCGGAAAAGACGCGATAGCCGAACGGCCCGGTG is a window encoding:
- the queG gene encoding tRNA epoxyqueuosine(34) reductase QueG, whose translation is MHNQDSTVDYSALKEKIREAGRQLGFSAVGVARAEPGPAVEKMREWLAAGCHGEMDYMARHAELRAQPQQLHPGTITVISAAIDYLPHRKTADQPDEAAISRYAQGRDYHKLIRSRLQKLADTITKITGPFGYRVFSDSAPVMEVEFASQAGLGWRGKHTLLLSKQGSWRFLGDIYTDLPLPPDAPVEEHCGTCTACLDACPTQAIVAPYKVDARRCISYLTIELAGPIPEEFRPLIGNRIYGCDDCQLCCPWNRFAQIGDPEFSPRHGLDTATLIDLLAWTEQQFNDRLAGNPIRRIGHERWLRNIAVALGNGPATVDAKNGLKMILAHPSPLVREHVTWALARLEG